The Theropithecus gelada isolate Dixy chromosome 11, Tgel_1.0, whole genome shotgun sequence genome includes a region encoding these proteins:
- the LOC112634842 gene encoding polypeptide N-acetylgalactosaminyltransferase 4 isoform X1, producing MASATEDPVLERYFKGHKAAITSLDFSPNGKQLRAGRARELGSRRLSDLQKNTEDLSRPLYKKPPADSHAPGEWGKASKLQLNEGELKQQEELIERYAINIYLSDRISLHRHIEDKRMYECKSQKFNYRTLPTTSVIIAFYNEAWSTLLRTIHSVLETSPAVLLKEIILVDDLSDRVYLKTQLETYISNLDRVRLIRTNKREGLVRARLIGATFATGDVLTFLDCHCECNSGWLEPLLERIGRDETAIVCPVIDTIDWNTFEFYMQTGEPMIGGFDWRLTFQWHSVPKHERDRRISRIDPIRSPTMAGGLFAVSKKYFQYLGTYDTGMEVWGGENLELSFRVWQCGGKLEIHPCSHVGHVFPKRAPYARPNFLQNTARAAEVWMDEYKEHFYNRNPPARKEAYGDISERKLLRERLRCKSFDWYLKNVFPNLHVPEDRPGWHGAIRSKGISSECLDYNSPDNNPTGANLSLFGCHGQGGNQFFEYTSNKEIRFNSVTELCAEVPEQKNYVGMQNCPKDGFLVPANIIWHFKEDGTIFHPHSGLCLSAYRTPEGRPDVQMRTCDALDKNQIWSFEK from the exons ATGGCCTCAGCCACG GAGGACCCCGTTCTGGAGCGTTATTTCAAAGGCCACAAAGCTGCGATCACCTCCTTGGACTTCAGCCCCAACGGCAAGCAACTCA GAGCCGGCCGTGCCAGGGAGCTGGGGTCAAGAAGGCTCTCAGACCTCCAGAAAAATACAGAGGATTTGTCTCGACCGCTTTATAAGAAGCCCCCTGCAGATTCCCATGCACCTGGggagtgggggaaagccagcaaaCTCCAACTCAACGAGGGTGAACTGAAGCAGCAAGAAGAACTCATTGAGAGATATGCCATCAATATTTACCTCAGTGACAGAATTTCCCTGCATCGACACATAGAGGATAAAAGAATGTATGAGTGTAAGTCCCAGAAGTTCAACTATAGGACACTTCCTACCACCTCTGTTATCATTGCTTTCTATAATGAAGCCTGGTCGACTTTGCTCCGTACTATTCACAGTGTTTTAGAAACTTCTCCTGCGGTCCTTTTGAAAGAGATCATCTTGGTGGATGACTTGAGTGACAGAGTTTATTTGAAGACGCAACTTGAAACTTACATCAGCAATCTTGATAGAGTACGCTTGATTAGGACCAATAAGCGAGAGGGGCTGGTTAGGGCCCGTCTGATTGGGGCCACTTTCGCCACTGGGGACGTCCTCACTTTCCTGGATTGTCACTGTGAGTGTAATTCCGGTTGGCTGGAACCGCTTTTGGAAAGGATTGGGAGAGATGAAACAGCAATTGTGTGTCCTGTTATAGATACAATTGATTGGAATACTTTTGAATTCTATATGCAGACAGGGGAGCCCATGATTGGTGGGTTTGACTGGCGTTTAACATTTCAGTGGCATTCTGTCCCCAAACACGAAAGGGACAGGCGGATATCAAGAATTGACCCCATCAGGTCACCCACCATGGCTGGAGGACTGTTTGCTGTCAGCAAGAAATATTTTCAGTACCTTGGAACATATGACACAGGAATGGAAGTGTGGGGAGGTGAAAACCTTGAGCTGTCTTTTAGGGTGTGGCAGTGTGGTGGCAAATTGGAGATCCACCCGTGTTCCCACGTGGGCCATGTGTTCCCCAAGCGGGCACCGTATGCTCGCCCCAATTTCCTACAGAATACTGCTCGGGCAGCAGAAGTTTGGATGGATGAGTACAAAGAGCACTTCTACAATAGAAACCCTCCAGCAAGAAAAGAAGCTTATGGtgatatttctgaaagaaaattacTACGAGAGCGGCTGAGATGCAAGAGCTTTGACTGGTATTTGAAAAACGTGTTTCCTAATTTACATGTTCCAGAGGATAGGCCAGGCTGGCATGGGGCTATTCGCAGTAAAGGGATCTCTTCTGAATGTTTAGATTATAATTCTCCTGACAACAACCCTACAGGTGCTAACCTTTCACTGTTTGGATGCCATGGTCAAGGAGGCAATCAATTCTTTGAATATACTTCAAACAAAGAAataaggtttaattctgtgacaGAGTTATGTGCAGAGGTTCCTGAGCAAAAAAATTATGTAGGAATGCAAAATTGTCCCAAAGATGGGTTCCTTGTACCAGCAAACATTATTTGGCATTTTAAAGAAGATGGAACTATTTTTCACCCACACTCAGGACTGTGTCTTAGTGCTTATCGGACACCGGAGGGCCGACCTGATGTACAAATGAGAACTTGTGATGCTCtagataaaaatcaaatttggAGTTTTGAGAAATAG